Proteins encoded in a region of the Candidatus Desulfatibia profunda genome:
- a CDS encoding cobyrinic acid a,c-diamide synthase, which yields LVFHMKRGAGLIAGKDGICYKNVLATYTHLHALGTPAWAESMIRNAILHKNKIAGTIL from the coding sequence ACCTGGTCTTTCACATGAAAAGGGGCGCCGGTCTTATCGCCGGAAAAGATGGTATCTGTTACAAAAACGTTCTGGCAACCTATACCCACCTGCATGCCCTGGGGACGCCTGCCTGGGCCGAGTCCATGATTCGTAACGCGATTTTACATAAAAATAAAATCGCTGG